Proteins from one Staphylococcus saprophyticus subsp. saprophyticus ATCC 15305 = NCTC 7292 genomic window:
- a CDS encoding RNA-binding protein, with translation MISTYVHRREVLCLVFGVSVIDIYQHFRKEEHELIDQLIDKCNRANDQYSPILTPFLDPRGQYIMNVVAGSFEDLEVTFYGGPFAERKRAMIAPSYFQPDAEAFEIVLIEIDYPQKFVTLQHQHILGTIMSLGIERDQLGDIVVDDRIQFTLTKQLESYIILELTKIKGASVKLNSIPIKDMIQSKEHWQSFETTVSGLRLDVVLKEMVRKSRSIAKQLIDKKRVKVNHTVIDAADFQLDSGDLLSIQGFGRAMITDIGGKTKKDKIRISYKTLFK, from the coding sequence ATGATAAGCACCTACGTTCATAGACGCGAGGTGCTTTGTCTTGTATTTGGGGTGAGCGTCATAGATATATATCAGCATTTCAGAAAAGAAGAGCATGAATTAATAGATCAACTTATAGATAAATGTAATCGGGCTAATGATCAATATTCGCCTATTTTAACGCCATTTTTAGATCCACGTGGTCAGTATATTATGAATGTGGTGGCTGGCAGTTTTGAAGATTTAGAAGTTACATTTTATGGTGGGCCATTCGCGGAAAGAAAAAGAGCGATGATTGCGCCAAGTTATTTTCAACCAGATGCAGAGGCATTTGAAATTGTATTAATTGAAATAGATTATCCTCAAAAATTTGTAACATTACAGCACCAACACATATTGGGTACAATCATGTCTTTAGGTATTGAAAGAGATCAACTAGGTGACATTGTTGTAGATGATCGAATTCAATTTACTTTGACAAAACAATTAGAATCTTATATTATATTGGAATTAACTAAAATCAAAGGTGCTTCAGTTAAACTTAATTCTATTCCTATAAAAGATATGATACAATCAAAAGAGCATTGGCAATCTTTTGAAACGACTGTTAGTGGTTTAAGATTAGATGTCGTATTAAAAGAGATGGTGCGTAAATCACGCTCGATAGCTAAGCAACTTATTGATAAAAAGCGTGTTAAAGTCAACCATACAGTGATTGATGCTGCAGATTTCCAACTAGATAGTGGGGATTTGTTGTCTATCCAAGGATTTGGAAGAGCGATGATTACTGATATTGGTGGTAAAACAAAAAAAGATAAAATACGCATTTCATATAAAACGCTGTTTAAATAA
- a CDS encoding YggT family protein: protein MDIGLLANIFNFILFLVQIYYYGMIVYFFMSWIPNARENRFGQFLAKIYEPFLEQFRKIIPPLGMIDISSIVAIIVLVLFRSGLASIFNLILSKLM from the coding sequence ATGGATATAGGTTTATTAGCAAATATATTTAATTTTATTTTATTCTTGGTTCAAATTTATTATTATGGAATGATTGTTTATTTCTTTATGTCGTGGATTCCAAATGCACGAGAAAACAGATTTGGTCAATTTTTAGCCAAAATTTATGAACCATTTTTAGAACAATTCCGTAAGATTATTCCGCCGCTCGGAATGATTGATATTTCGTCAATTGTTGCCATCATTGTACTTGTATTATTCAGAAGTGGATTGGCAAGTATCTTCAATCTTATTTTGAGTAAATTAATGTAA
- a CDS encoding cell division protein SepF, translating into MALKDLFSGFFVVEEEDDELEAPPEENEQQERQQPKQQAQSQNQFTEQPRNVNSERPRSIQSVPKKQSTRLQQSSGERKYQMNNTTSKNNARNVVNMNNQEQENYDFTQESSKMCLFEPRVFSDTQDIADELKNRRATLVNLQRIDKVSAKRIIDFLSGTVYAIGGDIQRVGSDIFLCTPDNVEVAGSITDQIENMEYQGE; encoded by the coding sequence GTGGCTTTAAAAGATTTATTTAGTGGATTTTTCGTGGTTGAAGAGGAAGATGACGAATTAGAAGCACCACCAGAAGAAAATGAGCAACAAGAAAGACAACAACCTAAACAACAAGCGCAGTCTCAAAATCAATTTACAGAACAACCTAGAAATGTGAATTCAGAAAGACCGAGATCGATTCAATCCGTGCCCAAAAAGCAGTCAACTAGATTACAACAATCATCGGGTGAAAGGAAGTATCAAATGAATAACACTACATCAAAAAATAATGCTAGGAACGTTGTGAATATGAATAATCAAGAGCAAGAAAATTATGATTTTACACAAGAAAGTTCTAAAATGTGTTTATTTGAACCACGTGTTTTTTCAGATACACAAGATATAGCTGACGAATTAAAAAATCGTCGTGCAACATTAGTTAACTTACAACGTATCGATAAAGTATCAGCTAAACGCATCATAGACTTTTTAAGTGGTACTGTATATGCGATTGGTGGAGACATCCAACGCGTCGGATCAGATATATTCTTATGTACACCAGACAATGTTGAAGTTGCTGGCAGTATCACGGATCAAATAGAAAATATGGAATACCAAGGTGAATAG
- a CDS encoding YggS family pyridoxal phosphate-dependent enzyme produces the protein MDVQYNLEKINEQIEAHCKKGNITTKPDVIAVTKYVTIDRANDAYNVGIRHFGENRLEGFQQKKAALPDDVVMHFIGSLQTRKVKDVINEIDYFHALDRLKLAKEINKRAEHKIKCFVQVNVSGESSKQGVSLSEVETFIKELKQYENIEIIGLMTMAPLTDDESYIKRLFQLLKLKRDEIKALNLNYAPCTELSMGMSNDFHLAAEEGASFVRIGTKLVGKEE, from the coding sequence TTGGATGTACAATATAATTTAGAAAAAATAAATGAACAAATTGAAGCACATTGTAAAAAAGGTAATATTACAACGAAGCCAGACGTGATAGCAGTGACAAAGTATGTTACAATAGACCGAGCTAATGATGCATATAATGTTGGCATTAGACATTTCGGTGAAAATCGTTTAGAAGGCTTTCAACAAAAGAAAGCAGCTTTACCAGATGATGTTGTGATGCACTTTATTGGTTCATTGCAAACACGAAAAGTGAAAGATGTTATCAATGAAATAGATTATTTTCACGCGTTGGATCGGTTAAAATTGGCAAAAGAAATCAATAAACGTGCTGAACATAAAATTAAGTGTTTTGTTCAAGTCAATGTTTCAGGTGAATCATCGAAACAAGGTGTTTCATTATCTGAAGTAGAAACATTTATAAAAGAATTAAAGCAATATGAAAATATAGAAATTATAGGACTTATGACTATGGCGCCATTAACTGACGATGAGTCATATATTAAACGTTTATTTCAATTATTAAAATTAAAAAGAGATGAAATTAAAGCGCTCAATTTAAATTATGCACCATGTACTGAGTTGTCAATGGGAATGAGTAATGATTTCCATTTAGCTGCTGAAGAAGGTGCATCATTTGTGAGAATTGGGACTAAACTTGTAGGAAAAGAGGAGTGA
- the pgeF gene encoding peptidoglycan editing factor PgeF, translating to MQDKFIKKRHILEYEDKQLINVKLGITTREDGLSPYPHNAFNMARYIDDSQQNITKHQEMLATVIGFPREQWVFPIQTHENKVVKVTSNDKGTNIDALNDALHGVDALYTYEPNLLLTMCYADCVPIYFYSEKNHFIGLAHAGWRGTVGQIVNALISNIDFDLNDLNVVIGPATSTSYEINDDIKSKFETLPIDINQYIDTRGTDRHGIDLKRANALLLENAGVPKDNIYITNYATSEDLSLFFSYRVEKGNTGRMLAFIGQ from the coding sequence ATGCAAGATAAATTTATTAAAAAGCGTCATATCTTGGAATATGAGGATAAACAATTAATAAATGTAAAACTGGGTATAACAACAAGAGAAGACGGTTTAAGTCCATATCCTCATAATGCGTTTAATATGGCAAGATATATTGATGATTCTCAGCAAAATATTACGAAACATCAAGAAATGCTTGCAACAGTTATTGGGTTTCCAAGAGAACAATGGGTCTTCCCTATCCAAACACATGAAAACAAAGTTGTTAAAGTAACTAGCAACGATAAAGGAACAAATATTGATGCGTTAAATGATGCATTGCATGGTGTAGACGCACTATATACTTATGAACCCAATCTATTACTTACAATGTGCTATGCAGATTGTGTCCCAATATATTTTTACAGTGAAAAAAATCATTTTATTGGACTGGCGCATGCTGGTTGGAGAGGGACGGTTGGACAAATCGTGAATGCATTAATCTCAAATATTGATTTTGACTTAAATGATTTAAATGTTGTTATTGGACCTGCTACTTCGACATCATATGAAATTAATGATGATATTAAATCAAAATTTGAAACGCTTCCCATTGATATCAACCAATATATTGATACTAGAGGCACAGACAGACATGGTATTGATTTAAAACGTGCCAATGCATTATTACTTGAAAATGCGGGTGTTCCCAAAGATAATATATATATAACAAATTATGCGACATCTGAAGATTTATCTTTGTTCTTTTCCTATCGAGTTGAAAAGGGGAACACAGGTAGAATGTTAGCATTTATTGGTCAATAA
- the ftsZ gene encoding cell division protein FtsZ, with translation MLEFEQGFNHLATLKVIGVGGGGNNAVNRMIDHGMNNVEFISINTDGQALNLSKAESKIQIGEKLTRGLGAGANPEIGKKAAEESREQIEDAIQGADMVFVTAGMGGGTGTGAAPVVAKIAKEMGALTVGVVTRPFGFEGRKRQTQAAAGVEAMKAAVDTLIVIPNDRLLDIVDKSTPMMEAFKEADNVLRQGVQGISDLIAVSGEVNLDFADVKTIMSNQGSALMGIGVSSGENRAVEAAKKAISSPLLETSIVGAQGVLMNITGGESLSLFEAQEAADIVQDAADEDVNMIFGTVINPELQDEIVVTVIATGFEDKPSSQGRKASNTGFGSSATSSNTTKEDTFASNTTNASQSSDSASEGRAHTTNEDDIPSFIRNREERRSRRTRR, from the coding sequence ATGTTAGAATTTGAACAAGGATTTAATCATTTAGCGACGTTAAAAGTCATCGGTGTAGGGGGCGGCGGTAATAACGCTGTAAACCGTATGATTGACCATGGTATGAATAATGTTGAGTTTATTTCTATTAATACGGATGGACAAGCTTTAAACTTATCTAAAGCTGAGTCAAAAATCCAAATTGGTGAAAAATTAACTCGTGGTTTAGGTGCTGGCGCTAACCCTGAAATTGGTAAAAAAGCAGCTGAAGAATCACGTGAACAAATCGAAGATGCAATCCAAGGTGCAGATATGGTATTCGTAACTGCTGGTATGGGTGGCGGTACAGGTACTGGTGCAGCACCTGTAGTAGCTAAAATTGCTAAAGAAATGGGTGCGTTAACAGTTGGTGTTGTAACACGTCCATTTGGTTTTGAAGGTCGTAAGCGTCAAACTCAAGCTGCAGCAGGTGTAGAAGCTATGAAAGCTGCTGTTGATACATTAATTGTTATTCCTAATGACCGTTTATTAGATATCGTTGATAAATCAACACCTATGATGGAAGCATTTAAAGAAGCCGATAATGTATTACGCCAAGGTGTTCAAGGTATTTCTGATTTAATCGCAGTATCAGGTGAAGTTAACCTTGACTTTGCAGACGTTAAAACAATTATGTCTAACCAAGGTTCAGCATTAATGGGTATCGGTGTTTCTTCTGGCGAAAATCGTGCTGTTGAAGCTGCTAAAAAAGCAATTTCATCACCATTATTAGAAACTTCAATCGTTGGTGCACAAGGTGTGCTTATGAATATTACAGGTGGAGAATCATTATCATTATTCGAAGCTCAAGAAGCAGCAGACATCGTACAAGATGCAGCTGACGAAGATGTTAATATGATATTTGGTACTGTAATTAATCCTGAACTACAAGATGAAATTGTTGTAACAGTAATCGCAACTGGTTTTGAAGATAAACCTTCATCACAAGGTCGCAAAGCTTCAAACACAGGATTTGGAAGCAGTGCTACAAGCAGCAATACAACTAAAGAAGACACATTCGCTTCAAACACAACGAATGCGTCTCAATCATCAGATAGTGCTAGTGAAGGTAGAGCACATACTACGAATGAAGATGATATTCCAAGCTTTATTAGAAATAGAGAAGAAAGACGTTCAAGAAGAACTAGACGTTAA
- the ftsA gene encoding cell division protein FtsA: MEEHYYVSIDIGSSSVKTIVGEKFHNGINVIGTGQTYTSGIKNGLIDDFDIAKQAIKDTIKKASIASGVDIKEVFLKLPIIGTEVFDESNEIEFYEDTELNGTHIESVLESIRDKNDVPETEIINAFPIKFVVDGENEVSDPKELIARHSLKVEAGVIAIQKSILINMIKCVESCGVDVLDVYSDAYNYGSVLSATEKELGACVIDIGEDITQLAFYERGELVDADALEMAGRDITEDIAKGLNTSFETAEKVKHQYGHAFFESASDQDIFTVDQVDSEEDVQFTQKDLADIIEARVEDIFFNVFEVLQDLGLTKVNGGFVVTGGSANLLGVKELLQDMVSEKVRIHTPSQMGIRKPEFSSAISTISSSITFDELLDYVIISNRDSEEFEEEVIESDEREHSTKSSGFDWFKKKSNKQDDELQATSSESTRTKESVVDEEEPEVYDDEVNVDHDEELKPQEKEEGKFKKLMKSLFD; the protein is encoded by the coding sequence ATGGAAGAGCATTATTATGTAAGTATAGATATCGGTTCATCAAGTGTTAAAACAATAGTGGGCGAAAAATTTCACAACGGAATAAATGTGATAGGTACAGGACAGACCTACACAAGTGGGATTAAAAATGGTCTTATTGATGACTTCGATATTGCGAAACAAGCGATAAAAGATACAATCAAAAAAGCCTCTATTGCTTCAGGAGTAGATATAAAGGAAGTCTTTTTAAAACTTCCAATAATCGGAACAGAAGTATTTGATGAGTCTAATGAAATAGAATTTTATGAAGATACTGAATTAAATGGTACGCACATTGAAAGTGTGCTTGAAAGTATTAGAGACAAAAATGATGTACCAGAAACTGAAATTATTAACGCATTTCCAATTAAATTTGTTGTTGATGGCGAAAATGAAGTTTCTGATCCAAAAGAACTGATTGCAAGACATAGTTTGAAAGTTGAAGCAGGCGTCATCGCAATTCAAAAATCAATTTTAATTAATATGATTAAATGTGTTGAGTCTTGTGGAGTAGATGTACTAGATGTTTATTCTGACGCATATAATTATGGCTCAGTGCTTTCTGCTACTGAAAAAGAATTAGGTGCTTGTGTAATTGATATTGGTGAAGACATCACACAACTTGCGTTTTATGAACGTGGAGAATTAGTTGATGCAGATGCTTTAGAAATGGCAGGTCGTGATATTACTGAAGATATAGCCAAAGGGTTAAATACTTCATTTGAGACTGCTGAAAAAGTTAAACACCAATATGGACACGCTTTCTTTGAATCTGCATCGGATCAAGATATCTTTACTGTTGATCAAGTAGATAGCGAAGAAGATGTTCAATTTACTCAAAAAGATTTAGCAGATATTATCGAAGCACGAGTTGAAGATATTTTCTTCAATGTATTTGAGGTTTTACAAGACTTAGGTCTTACAAAAGTAAACGGCGGTTTCGTAGTTACTGGTGGTTCGGCTAATTTATTAGGAGTCAAAGAATTGTTGCAAGATATGGTGAGTGAGAAAGTTAGAATTCATACACCATCACAAATGGGAATTAGAAAGCCTGAATTCTCATCAGCAATTTCAACAATTTCTAGTAGCATTACTTTCGACGAATTGCTAGATTATGTTATAATTAGTAATCGTGACAGTGAAGAATTCGAAGAGGAAGTCATCGAATCTGATGAAAGAGAACACAGTACAAAATCAAGCGGATTTGATTGGTTCAAGAAAAAATCGAACAAGCAAGATGATGAACTTCAAGCTACTTCTTCAGAATCAACTCGAACAAAAGAATCTGTTGTTGATGAAGAAGAACCAGAGGTATACGATGATGAAGTAAATGTCGACCACGATGAAGAACTTAAACCTCAGGAAAAAGAAGAAGGTAAATTTAAAAAACTTATGAAATCTCTATTCGATTGA
- a CDS encoding cell division protein FtsQ/DivIB, which yields MADKVKEFDSDYLKEKRAKRRKRQKQIQYSIFGVLLFIIILILIYMFTPLSKVNSVKIAGNDNVSKSTIDKAINVKSSSRMYTYSTTKAKNNLEDDELIKSAEVKKVFPNKLSVKVTEKQIVAMVQKKDNYVPILEDGSELKNYDGNATDDGPILEGFEKDKKEKIIHELSSMPANVRSMIAEIKYDPQENAQSQIKLFTTDEIQIVGNLNTIANKMKYYPQMSQSLERDESGNLKKSGYIDLSVGASFIPYSDGGSTKSTSEQNVQKKTSEENEAKDELQSALNRIADKSNENN from the coding sequence ATGGCTGATAAAGTAAAAGAATTTGATTCGGATTATTTGAAAGAAAAAAGAGCAAAACGACGAAAAAGACAGAAACAAATTCAATATTCAATATTTGGTGTTTTGTTATTCATCATCATTTTAATCTTGATTTATATGTTTACACCCTTAAGTAAAGTTAATAGTGTGAAGATAGCTGGAAACGATAATGTTTCTAAAAGTACGATAGATAAAGCTATTAATGTAAAAAGCAGTTCACGAATGTATACGTATAGTACAACAAAAGCTAAAAACAATTTAGAAGACGACGAGCTTATCAAAAGTGCAGAAGTTAAAAAAGTTTTTCCAAATAAACTATCCGTTAAAGTGACTGAAAAGCAAATCGTTGCGATGGTTCAAAAGAAAGATAATTATGTGCCAATTTTAGAAGATGGATCAGAATTAAAGAATTATGATGGAAATGCGACGGATGATGGCCCAATTCTTGAAGGGTTTGAAAAAGATAAAAAAGAAAAAATTATTCATGAATTATCAAGTATGCCAGCAAATGTGAGAAGCATGATTGCAGAAATTAAATACGATCCTCAAGAAAATGCGCAAAGCCAAATCAAATTATTTACAACAGATGAAATACAAATAGTAGGTAATTTAAATACAATTGCTAATAAAATGAAGTATTATCCACAAATGTCACAATCCTTAGAACGTGATGAATCTGGTAACTTGAAAAAATCAGGGTATATTGATTTATCAGTAGGTGCATCATTTATTCCATATAGTGATGGAGGTAGTACAAAATCTACGAGTGAGCAAAATGTACAGAAAAAAACAAGCGAAGAAAATGAAGCAAAAGATGAGTTGCAAAGTGCATTAAATAGAATTGCAGATAAGTCAAACGAAAATAATTAA
- the murD gene encoding UDP-N-acetylmuramoyl-L-alanine--D-glutamate ligase — protein sequence MLKYRGLENKNVLVIGLAKSGYEAAKLLNKLGANVIVNDGKDLSQDAHAIDLENEGIKVIGGEHPLSLLDSHPIIVKNPGIPYTVPLIEAAVEKGLTILTEVELSYLISEAPIIGVTGTNGKTTVTSLIGDMFQKSRVTGKLSGNIGYVASKVAQEVTADDYLVTELSSFQLLGIDQYKPHIAIITNIYSAHLDYHETLDNYQNAKKQIYKNQTENDYLICNYHQRHLIESETLRAKTYYFSTQQEVDGIYVKDDYIVFKGFRIIHKDDLVLPGEHNLENILAAVLAALLSGISVKAIIDSLTSFSGIEHRLQYIGTNKTNKYYNDSKATNTLATQFALDSFKQPIIWLCGGLDRGNDFDELIPHMKNVRMMVAFGETKEKFIKLGESQGKYVITANDVQDAVDKIQSVIEPNDVVLLSPACASWDQYNTFEERGNKFIKSFQANLPSF from the coding sequence ATGCTTAAATATAGAGGATTAGAAAATAAAAATGTTTTAGTCATTGGACTAGCAAAAAGTGGCTATGAGGCAGCGAAATTATTAAATAAACTTGGCGCAAATGTGATTGTGAATGATGGTAAAGATTTAAGTCAGGATGCACATGCAATTGATTTAGAAAATGAGGGTATTAAAGTCATTGGTGGAGAACATCCATTGTCTTTACTGGATAGTCATCCCATTATTGTGAAAAATCCGGGGATTCCTTATACAGTACCTTTGATAGAAGCGGCTGTTGAAAAAGGTTTAACTATTTTAACTGAAGTTGAATTGAGTTACTTAATATCGGAAGCACCAATTATAGGTGTAACGGGTACAAATGGTAAAACAACTGTGACTTCATTAATTGGAGATATGTTCCAAAAAAGTAGAGTGACTGGGAAATTGTCTGGTAACATTGGCTATGTGGCTTCTAAAGTAGCACAAGAAGTGACTGCTGACGATTACTTAGTGACTGAATTATCTTCATTCCAGTTATTAGGAATTGATCAATATAAACCTCACATTGCTATTATTACAAATATCTATTCTGCACATTTAGACTATCATGAAACTTTAGACAATTACCAAAATGCCAAAAAGCAAATTTATAAAAACCAAACTGAAAATGATTATTTAATATGTAATTATCATCAACGTCATTTAATTGAATCAGAGACACTAAGAGCAAAAACGTATTATTTTTCAACACAACAAGAAGTTGATGGGATATATGTTAAAGATGACTACATCGTTTTCAAAGGTTTTAGAATTATCCATAAAGACGATTTAGTATTACCAGGAGAGCATAATTTAGAAAATATTCTTGCTGCTGTATTGGCTGCGCTACTTTCAGGTATATCCGTTAAAGCCATTATTGATAGTTTGACTTCTTTTTCTGGCATTGAGCATAGATTACAATATATTGGCACGAATAAAACAAATAAATATTATAATGACTCTAAAGCGACGAATACACTTGCGACACAATTTGCATTGGATTCGTTTAAACAACCAATAATTTGGTTATGTGGCGGCTTAGATAGAGGAAATGATTTTGATGAATTAATTCCTCATATGAAAAATGTCAGAATGATGGTCGCTTTCGGTGAAACGAAAGAAAAATTTATCAAATTAGGTGAAAGTCAAGGAAAGTATGTAATTACAGCAAACGACGTGCAAGATGCTGTTGATAAAATTCAGTCAGTTATAGAGCCAAACGATGTTGTGTTACTTTCTCCGGCTTGCGCAAGTTGGGATCAATACAATACTTTTGAAGAGCGAGGAAATAAGTTCATTAAAAGTTTCCAAGCAAATTTACCTTCTTTTTAA
- the mraY gene encoding phospho-N-acetylmuramoyl-pentapeptide-transferase gives MVYLLAIIALLITFILVPVLIPTLKRMKFGQSIREEGPQSHMKKTGTPTMGGLTFLISIIITSILAIIFIDNSNPIILLLFVTIGFGLIGFIDDYIIVVKKNNQGLTSKQKFLAQIAIAVIFFILSQVFNLTDFSTGIHIPFINFEIPLSIAYVIFIVFWQVGFSNAVNLTDGLDGLATGLSIIGFVMYAIMAYFQGATSIGLFCIIMIFALLGFLPFNLNPAKVFMGDTGSLALGGIFATISIMLNQELSLLFIGFVFVAETLSVMIQVTSFKLTGKRIFKMSPLHHHFELVGWNETKVVTVFWTVGLITGLIGLWIGVS, from the coding sequence ATGGTTTATCTACTCGCAATCATCGCACTTTTAATCACATTTATATTAGTCCCAGTATTAATACCGACATTGAAAAGGATGAAATTTGGGCAAAGCATCCGAGAAGAAGGTCCTCAGAGTCACATGAAAAAAACAGGTACACCAACAATGGGTGGACTCACTTTCCTAATTAGTATCATCATAACTTCAATTTTAGCGATTATTTTTATAGATAATTCTAATCCTATTATTTTATTGTTATTTGTAACAATTGGATTTGGTTTGATTGGCTTTATAGATGATTACATTATTGTTGTAAAGAAAAATAACCAAGGCTTAACTAGTAAACAAAAGTTTTTAGCTCAAATCGCGATAGCAGTTATATTCTTTATATTGAGCCAAGTGTTTAATTTAACGGACTTTTCAACAGGAATTCATATACCATTTATCAATTTTGAAATTCCTTTGTCAATTGCGTATGTAATTTTCATAGTTTTTTGGCAAGTTGGCTTTTCAAATGCAGTTAATTTAACAGATGGCTTAGATGGTTTAGCAACTGGACTATCAATTATTGGTTTCGTTATGTATGCAATTATGGCTTATTTCCAAGGTGCAACATCTATTGGTTTATTCTGTATTATCATGATTTTTGCATTATTAGGATTCTTACCATTTAACTTAAACCCTGCAAAAGTATTTATGGGTGACACAGGTAGTTTAGCCTTAGGTGGTATCTTTGCTACGATTTCTATTATGTTAAACCAAGAACTTTCATTGCTATTTATTGGATTTGTATTCGTAGCTGAAACATTATCAGTGATGATACAAGTAACATCATTTAAATTAACAGGTAAACGTATTTTCAAAATGTCACCTTTACATCACCATTTCGAACTTGTCGGTTGGAATGAAACTAAAGTAGTAACGGTATTTTGGACAGTCGGTCTAATTACAGGACTAATTGGTTTATGGATTGGAGTGAGTTAA